A part of Hydrogenobacter sp. T-8 genomic DNA contains:
- a CDS encoding TolC family protein → MWLTALLLTFISLSFSLGLEDLISSALEKNPKVSSKGYAIESAKLKLKGTEQLYYPEFFAGYRYSVQSESQSISIPAPGGFPSFDFRSSKRNYQSLQLGLRQVLYDGGFRSSRVDISRVQLRISEEDYEETLLEVKLEVIKAYFSVLSALELLEVVKKQKEAVEADLVQREAFFREGLVAITDVLQAKVRLAEVQRDLREAEGNYRIAIANLSRLTGIEEEKLKTLKPADIKPDLPDLGELINTTMEKRPAIKTLREKILLLQAQRKMEVSQVYPKVFVEALYNYTDQNPTLSPKGFFVFNVGLSLNIQSLSNYYNALALVQEEKSAKEDLRDIQQVITLRVKSAYENFLTAQDNLRVAEESVKFAEEFYRLSLEQYRNQIISGTDLLQAEASRTQALRSKVIAYYKLLEAYFELLREVGKL, encoded by the coding sequence ATGTGGTTGACCGCTCTTCTTTTGACCTTTATCAGCCTTTCCTTTTCCTTAGGACTTGAGGATCTTATAAGTTCCGCTCTTGAGAAAAACCCAAAAGTGTCTTCAAAAGGTTATGCTATAGAATCCGCCAAGCTAAAACTAAAAGGAACTGAACAGCTCTACTATCCTGAATTTTTTGCGGGATATCGCTACTCGGTGCAGTCAGAGAGCCAATCTATTAGCATACCAGCCCCTGGAGGCTTCCCATCCTTTGATTTTAGAAGTTCAAAGAGAAATTACCAAAGTCTTCAGCTGGGCTTAAGGCAGGTGCTATATGACGGAGGTTTCAGGTCTTCAAGGGTTGATATATCAAGGGTTCAACTGAGGATATCCGAAGAAGATTATGAGGAGACACTGCTTGAGGTAAAGCTGGAAGTCATAAAAGCATACTTTTCTGTCCTCTCCGCCCTAGAACTTCTTGAAGTGGTCAAGAAGCAAAAGGAGGCGGTTGAGGCTGACCTTGTACAAAGAGAAGCCTTCTTCAGAGAAGGGCTTGTGGCAATAACGGATGTGCTACAAGCAAAGGTCAGGCTTGCGGAAGTCCAAAGAGACCTAAGAGAAGCGGAAGGGAACTACCGAATAGCCATTGCCAATCTCTCAAGGCTTACAGGTATTGAAGAAGAAAAGCTAAAAACCCTAAAGCCTGCGGACATAAAACCAGACCTTCCAGACCTTGGGGAACTTATAAACACAACCATGGAAAAAAGACCAGCCATCAAAACACTGAGGGAGAAGATCCTTCTCCTGCAAGCTCAAAGGAAAATGGAGGTTTCACAGGTCTATCCAAAGGTCTTTGTAGAAGCACTATACAACTATACAGACCAAAACCCCACCCTTTCCCCGAAGGGATTCTTTGTCTTTAATGTTGGGCTAAGCCTAAATATTCAGTCTCTTAGCAACTACTACAACGCCTTAGCCCTTGTGCAAGAAGAAAAGTCTGCAAAAGAGGACCTGAGAGACATACAGCAAGTCATTACCCTAAGGGTGAAGTCCGCCTATGAAAACTTCCTGACCGCACAGGATAACCTTAGGGTTGCAGAGGAATCTGTGAAGTTTGCGGAAGAGTTTTATAGGCTTTCTCTTGAGCAGTATAGGAATCAGATAATAAGTGGCACAGACCTTCTGCAGGCAGAAGCAAGCAGAACCCAAGCCCTAAGGTCCAAGGTTATAGCCTACTACAAACTACTTGAAGCTTACTTTGAACTTCTGAGAGAAGTGGGCAAACTATGA
- a CDS encoding TetR/AcrR family transcriptional regulator yields the protein MSARERILKSAKELFSQKGYNHTTVDDIVKHAGLSKGAFYFYFKSKDQLMEELVNTMAEKTKSIMKGWLEKGVSAEESIRGHIRDFLVECYEDRHIAYVFFFELICNREDFRRLYLAHLQEIRELLTELVERGYRRGEFLCGSTKTLVNLIAGYVRLIYMEELLLNSASLEDILKEVNEGLDLIFRGLKCG from the coding sequence ATGAGTGCGCGAGAAAGGATACTCAAATCCGCCAAAGAGCTTTTTTCTCAAAAGGGCTATAACCACACCACTGTGGATGACATAGTAAAGCATGCAGGTCTCTCAAAGGGGGCTTTTTACTTCTACTTTAAGAGCAAAGACCAGCTTATGGAAGAGCTTGTAAACACGATGGCGGAAAAGACAAAGAGTATTATGAAAGGATGGTTAGAAAAGGGTGTTTCCGCAGAGGAATCTATTAGGGGACATATAAGAGACTTTCTTGTGGAATGCTACGAAGATAGGCATATAGCTTATGTGTTCTTTTTTGAGCTCATATGCAACAGAGAAGACTTCAGAAGACTTTACCTTGCGCACCTGCAGGAGATAAGAGAACTGCTTACAGAGTTAGTAGAAAGAGGCTATAGAAGGGGTGAATTCCTATGTGGAAGCACAAAGACCCTTGTTAACCTGATAGCTGGCTATGTAAGGCTTATATACATGGAGGAGCTTCTCCTAAACAGCGCATCTTTAGAAGATATTTTGAAAGAAGTAAACGAGGGTCTTGACCTCATATTTAGGGGGCTAAAATGTGGTTGA
- a CDS encoding TolC family protein — protein sequence MKFLVFLFFTFNMVFALSLEQAVELAVKNNTSARLSLLDLQKAEENIRKARAGILPKVSFSYSYTRLGGDLAFGFTPKNRHSYVLEMDQTLFNRGVFEGLSLAREQKELQELVYEDIKREVEFQTKQLFYALLYKREVVKLLEENLKYWEENYKQTEGKFQAGVIPKVELMRAKAQLENAKAQLENTLADYRKSLEDFKAFLRYDGEIEVEGKLEMQELKQGDFKALLENNSTLKVARRSLEVSKRVVELQKSQYYPTLDLFATYQGNTARIGGKDSMLNGYTIGARLNYNIFDGFAREASIAQARIDLLKQMENLKDTEQKLRAELNKTLLDIDSLRAQIGAVKLSLESAEESLRLSKERYRFGVATQLEVLDAVSNYNNTLQNYYFLLYLYNTALARLERLTK from the coding sequence ATGAAATTTCTTGTATTTCTTTTCTTTACTTTCAATATGGTCTTTGCCCTCAGCCTTGAGCAAGCTGTGGAACTTGCGGTAAAAAACAACACATCTGCGAGACTCTCCTTGCTTGATCTTCAAAAGGCTGAGGAAAACATAAGAAAAGCTCGAGCGGGCATACTACCCAAAGTGAGCTTTTCCTACAGCTACACAAGGCTTGGAGGAGACCTTGCCTTTGGCTTCACGCCAAAAAACAGGCACAGCTATGTGCTTGAAATGGACCAGACCCTTTTTAACCGTGGGGTCTTTGAAGGGCTGAGCCTTGCAAGAGAACAGAAAGAGCTTCAGGAGCTTGTATACGAAGACATAAAGAGGGAGGTGGAGTTTCAAACCAAACAACTCTTTTATGCACTTCTTTATAAGAGGGAAGTGGTGAAGCTCCTTGAGGAAAACTTAAAATACTGGGAAGAAAACTACAAGCAGACGGAGGGCAAATTTCAGGCGGGCGTAATTCCAAAGGTAGAGCTTATGAGGGCAAAAGCCCAGCTTGAAAATGCAAAGGCTCAGTTGGAAAACACATTGGCGGACTACAGAAAGAGTCTTGAAGACTTTAAAGCATTCCTCAGATACGATGGGGAGATTGAAGTGGAGGGAAAACTTGAAATGCAAGAACTAAAACAAGGAGACTTCAAGGCACTTCTTGAAAATAATAGCACCCTAAAAGTTGCCAGAAGAAGCCTTGAAGTTTCCAAGAGAGTGGTTGAGCTTCAAAAATCCCAGTACTACCCCACCCTTGACCTCTTTGCTACTTATCAGGGCAATACCGCAAGGATCGGGGGCAAGGATAGCATGTTGAATGGATATACAATTGGTGCAAGGTTAAACTACAATATCTTTGATGGCTTTGCCCGTGAGGCAAGTATAGCACAGGCAAGGATAGACCTTCTAAAACAGATGGAAAACCTAAAGGATACGGAACAAAAGCTAAGGGCAGAACTCAATAAAACCCTTTTAGACATAGATTCTCTAAGAGCTCAGATAGGTGCGGTGAAGCTCTCCCTTGAGTCCGCAGAGGAAAGTCTGAGGCTCTCAAAGGAGAGATACCGTTTTGGTGTTGCCACCCAGCTTGAAGTTCTTGACGCGGTAAGCAATTACAACAACACTTTGCAAAACTATTACTTTTTGCTATACCTATACAACACTGCGTTAGCAAGGCTGGAAAGGCTTACAAAATGA
- a CDS encoding HlyD family efflux transporter periplasmic adaptor subunit has protein sequence MKKVGVVVIVFLLTLFGFLSYKWVKHRIEYAVTDAVFVKADIMSNVAFEISGRVVEVYKDMGDKVKKGEVLARVEPEDYRLNLENLQIRLSSLLAQKESLELQLKRFKGQIELGVSISGDTLKELKAKEDALTKQIQELEVQLQQTERDRQRMENLFKEGLIPKQRFEQIDTAYKSLHLRKKALEDSLREIRTVYSKAQREYERSELERIRTQELSKQVKALEEDIKALKTQIQQAQLNLERTELRSPVDGVVAKRFISVGDMVRAGQPAFSIIDQNSLYVEALLEETKLRGVKPGSKAYVMLDAYKGVVFEGVVEEISPASAATFALVPRDVSAGEFTKVVQRIPVKIRITKGDKSLLRVGMGGKVEIKRE, from the coding sequence ATGAAGAAGGTTGGAGTAGTAGTAATCGTTTTCCTTTTGACCCTTTTTGGTTTTTTGTCCTACAAGTGGGTCAAACACAGAATAGAATACGCCGTAACGGACGCAGTCTTCGTAAAAGCGGACATTATGAGCAATGTAGCCTTTGAGATAAGCGGTAGAGTGGTAGAGGTCTACAAAGACATGGGAGACAAGGTAAAAAAGGGAGAGGTTTTGGCAAGGGTTGAACCCGAAGACTACCGGCTAAATTTAGAAAACTTACAGATAAGGCTCTCTTCTCTCTTAGCCCAAAAGGAATCCCTTGAGCTTCAACTCAAAAGATTTAAGGGTCAGATTGAATTAGGGGTTAGCATTTCAGGAGACACACTCAAAGAGCTAAAAGCTAAGGAGGATGCCCTAACAAAACAGATACAGGAGCTTGAGGTTCAACTGCAACAAACAGAAAGAGACAGACAAAGGATGGAAAACCTCTTTAAGGAAGGACTTATTCCCAAACAAAGGTTTGAGCAGATAGACACTGCTTATAAGAGCCTTCACTTAAGGAAAAAGGCACTGGAAGACAGTCTAAGAGAAATAAGAACGGTTTACTCAAAAGCTCAAAGGGAATATGAAAGGTCTGAACTTGAGAGGATAAGAACTCAGGAGCTAAGCAAGCAGGTTAAAGCATTGGAAGAGGATATAAAGGCACTAAAGACCCAGATACAACAAGCCCAACTCAATCTTGAAAGAACTGAGCTTCGCTCACCGGTGGATGGAGTGGTGGCTAAAAGGTTCATAAGCGTAGGGGATATGGTAAGGGCGGGGCAACCCGCCTTCAGTATAATAGACCAAAACTCTCTCTACGTGGAGGCTCTCCTTGAGGAGACAAAGCTAAGGGGTGTAAAGCCTGGCTCAAAAGCCTATGTGATGCTTGATGCCTACAAGGGTGTGGTTTTTGAGGGTGTGGTGGAAGAGATAAGCCCAGCTTCTGCTGCCACCTTTGCCCTTGTACCAAGGGATGTGTCCGCAGGAGAGTTTACCAAGGTAGTCCAGCGAATACCAGTGAAGATAAGGATAACAAAGGGAGACAAAAGCCTTCTTAGAGTTGGCATGGGTGGAAAGGTGGAGATAAAAAGAGAATGA
- the gcvPA gene encoding aminomethyl-transferring glycine dehydrogenase subunit GcvPA, which produces MYIPHSKEETQRVLKELGLESLEDLFSHIDSSLLSKPELPKPRSEEELRRYFKDLSEKNIPLISFAGFGAYDRIIPSVIWQILSRGEFLTAYTPYQPEVSQGTLQALFEYQTLICELTGMEVANASMYDGASALAEAVLMARAIRGKGKRVVLSEGVNPLYRRVANTYLRGYMDEIEICSLTHEGYTDLERLEGLLKDGETHALAVQYPNFMGFVEPLGEIVGLSKKYEVPIVVVADPIALAILKPPGEFGVDIVVGEGQQMGVPMNFGGPYAGFFAVRTEHLRRMPGRLVGMAEDIEGKRAFTLVLQTREQHIRRERATSNICTNQNLIALANLLYMVLLGKEGMREVAKQSLSKALYLKRRLLEIGFEEVYSGKHLWEFPLRHERAKELYQKALKAGFLAGVPLEGFGYHKTILFAITEKRTKEEMDSLVDAIKGV; this is translated from the coding sequence ATGTATATTCCCCACTCAAAGGAAGAGACACAAAGAGTTCTAAAAGAGCTTGGTCTTGAAAGCCTTGAAGACCTCTTTTCACACATAGACTCCTCGCTCCTTTCAAAGCCAGAGCTTCCAAAGCCAAGGAGCGAGGAGGAGCTAAGGAGATACTTCAAAGACCTAAGTGAGAAAAACATACCTCTTATTTCCTTTGCAGGCTTTGGGGCTTACGATAGGATAATTCCGTCGGTAATATGGCAAATTCTCAGCAGAGGTGAGTTCCTTACCGCCTATACTCCCTACCAGCCAGAGGTCTCTCAGGGAACACTGCAGGCTCTCTTTGAATATCAAACTCTTATCTGTGAGCTTACAGGCATGGAGGTTGCCAACGCAAGCATGTATGATGGGGCTTCAGCCCTTGCGGAGGCGGTCTTGATGGCAAGGGCTATAAGAGGCAAAGGCAAAAGGGTGGTGTTGAGCGAAGGAGTAAACCCCCTCTACAGAAGGGTGGCAAACACATACCTAAGGGGCTACATGGATGAGATTGAAATATGTTCGCTTACTCATGAAGGCTATACGGACCTTGAGAGGCTTGAGGGTTTACTTAAGGATGGAGAAACACATGCCTTGGCGGTGCAGTATCCCAACTTCATGGGTTTTGTAGAACCTCTTGGAGAAATAGTGGGTCTGTCTAAGAAGTATGAAGTCCCCATCGTAGTAGTTGCAGACCCTATAGCTTTGGCAATTCTTAAGCCTCCTGGTGAGTTTGGTGTGGACATTGTGGTGGGAGAGGGTCAGCAGATGGGCGTGCCTATGAACTTTGGAGGACCCTATGCAGGCTTTTTTGCGGTAAGGACGGAGCATCTCAGGAGAATGCCCGGAAGGCTTGTGGGCATGGCAGAAGACATAGAGGGCAAAAGAGCCTTTACCCTCGTGCTACAGACAAGGGAACAGCACATAAGAAGAGAGAGGGCAACCTCCAACATATGCACCAACCAAAACCTCATAGCCTTAGCAAACCTGCTCTATATGGTCTTGCTTGGAAAGGAGGGTATGAGGGAGGTAGCCAAGCAGAGCCTATCAAAGGCTTTATATCTCAAAAGAAGGCTTCTTGAAATAGGCTTTGAGGAAGTCTACAGCGGAAAGCACCTGTGGGAATTTCCACTAAGACATGAAAGGGCAAAGGAGCTCTATCAGAAGGCTTTGAAAGCAGGTTTCCTTGCAGGCGTGCCCTTAGAAGGCTTTGGATATCACAAGACCATACTCTTTGCTATTACTGAAAAGAGGACAAAAGAGGAGATGGATAGCTTAGTGGATGCTATAAAAGGTGTTTAA
- the gcvH gene encoding glycine cleavage system protein GcvH has translation MDEILVGKYVVKTDRYYTKDHEWALVKGNKAWIGITDYAQKELGDVVYVDLPQVGETYESGDTIANVESVKSVSPIYSPLSGTVVEVNETLSDEPHLMNESPYEDGWLAVIELSDPMEVEDLMPAEDYAQLLVEIVKDEKGETIKLSLPEEEEERFEESIEALPEEELGYEEKER, from the coding sequence ATGGATGAGATACTTGTAGGTAAGTATGTGGTAAAAACAGACAGGTATTACACAAAAGACCACGAATGGGCTCTTGTAAAGGGAAACAAGGCATGGATAGGTATAACAGACTATGCTCAAAAGGAGCTTGGAGATGTGGTCTATGTGGACCTTCCTCAGGTGGGAGAGACCTATGAAAGCGGTGATACCATAGCCAACGTGGAATCGGTAAAGAGCGTATCACCCATATACTCACCCCTTTCTGGAACTGTGGTGGAGGTAAACGAAACCTTAAGCGATGAGCCACATCTTATGAACGAATCACCTTACGAAGATGGTTGGCTTGCTGTCATAGAGTTATCTGACCCTATGGAAGTGGAAGACCTTATGCCTGCAGAAGATTACGCACAGCTTCTTGTGGAGATAGTAAAGGATGAAAAGGGAGAGACTATAAAGCTCAGTCTACCTGAGGAGGAAGAGGAGAGGTTTGAAGAATCCATCGAAGCCTTGCCTGAGGAGGAACTGGGTTACGAAGAAAAGGAAAGGTAG
- a CDS encoding DHA2 family efflux MFS transporter permease subunit translates to MKEERPFHETLTPVERGILTFSLMIGVFMAILDTTIVDIVVPKMMAPLSTDLYGVQWVITAYMTASASAILLVEWLEGLVGLKRVFMLGLFLFTTASFFCGQAQSLEWMIASRAVQGFGEALIVVSAEALLFSAYAPEKRGLAMGIYGLGVSFAPALGPTLGGWITEHIDWRWVFYINLPIGIFNFTLTFFFLKDHKPAHKLKLNFLSYLLISLATVSFLIVLSRGQKEGWFASDFILYLSLISLFSFLLFLLSEMLSKNKLIDPPIFKIKEFVVAFWVYCFVLGFSMYQVFYLIPLYFEKLKGYTTFQTGLVILPMALTIGFLSPVAGILSDKKSPRLALYIATAMYLSVAFLLLPRLNYFTSKETAILYLIAMGAGMGFFFAPVTQMALKKLGDKTTLGVSLMHYVRFVGGSFGTALATNDLQRFATENFQRSTEIQNTYWLSLKIQEVTEWLSQFAYQSEERAKAMIYQLQNLYALSDAFGSTLFFAALWALFGSLPVFYLLWKDAKVPLNTFYSIH, encoded by the coding sequence ATGAAAGAGGAAAGACCCTTTCACGAAACCCTTACACCCGTAGAGAGGGGCATCCTAACCTTTTCTCTGATGATAGGCGTCTTTATGGCGATTCTGGATACCACCATCGTGGACATAGTGGTGCCTAAGATGATGGCACCTCTTAGCACAGACCTATATGGTGTCCAGTGGGTAATAACCGCCTACATGACCGCTTCCGCAAGTGCCATACTATTGGTGGAGTGGCTTGAGGGTCTTGTGGGTCTAAAGAGGGTCTTTATGCTTGGGCTTTTTCTTTTTACCACCGCCTCCTTTTTCTGTGGTCAAGCTCAATCCCTTGAATGGATGATAGCGTCAAGGGCAGTTCAAGGCTTTGGGGAAGCCCTCATTGTGGTGAGTGCGGAAGCCCTTCTTTTCTCTGCTTATGCCCCAGAAAAGCGTGGTCTTGCCATGGGTATATACGGGCTTGGTGTGAGCTTTGCTCCCGCCCTTGGTCCCACACTGGGTGGCTGGATAACAGAGCACATAGACTGGAGATGGGTCTTTTATATAAACCTACCCATAGGCATCTTTAACTTCACCCTTACTTTCTTTTTCCTAAAAGACCACAAGCCTGCTCATAAGCTAAAGCTCAACTTCCTCTCTTACCTTCTTATCTCCCTTGCCACCGTGAGCTTTCTCATAGTCCTCTCAAGGGGTCAAAAGGAGGGTTGGTTTGCCAGCGACTTTATACTTTACCTTTCTTTGATTTCCCTTTTCTCCTTTCTCCTTTTCCTGCTTTCTGAAATGCTCTCTAAAAACAAGCTCATAGACCCGCCTATCTTCAAGATTAAGGAGTTTGTGGTAGCCTTTTGGGTTTATTGCTTTGTGCTTGGCTTTTCCATGTATCAGGTCTTTTACCTTATACCTCTCTACTTTGAAAAGCTAAAGGGCTATACCACTTTTCAGACAGGTCTTGTCATACTGCCTATGGCTCTCACCATAGGCTTTCTCTCTCCAGTTGCTGGCATACTTTCTGACAAGAAATCTCCAAGGCTTGCCCTATATATCGCAACCGCCATGTATCTTTCTGTTGCCTTTTTGCTACTACCAAGGCTCAATTACTTCACCTCAAAGGAAACTGCCATTCTCTACCTTATAGCCATGGGCGCGGGTATGGGTTTTTTCTTTGCACCAGTTACCCAGATGGCTCTAAAGAAGTTAGGGGACAAGACCACTCTTGGGGTAAGCCTTATGCACTATGTGAGGTTTGTGGGAGGCTCTTTTGGAACAGCCCTTGCCACCAATGACCTTCAAAGGTTTGCGACAGAAAACTTCCAAAGAAGCACAGAGATACAAAATACTTATTGGTTAAGCCTAAAAATACAGGAGGTTACTGAATGGCTCTCTCAATTTGCTTACCAGTCAGAGGAAAGGGCAAAGGCTATGATATACCAACTTCAAAACCTTTATGCCCTTTCTGATGCCTTTGGCTCTACACTTTTCTTTGCAGCCCTTTGGGCTCTTTTTGGCAGTCTGCCAGTCTTTTACCTTCTTTGGAAGGATGCCAAGGTTCCCTTAAACACCTTTTATAGCATCCACTAA